In Fervidobacterium nodosum Rt17-B1, one genomic interval encodes:
- a CDS encoding GNAT family N-acetyltransferase, translating into MIIKGKISKIRPLEIGDSKILVEYLNNEEVKEYLSLVFPINNFLEEEWIKRNAISHNNLTFAIEADNKIIGTVGFKDIDWIARSAEYGIAIYTPEYWNKGIGTEVTQLMLRYGFEYLNLNRIWLRVFENNPRAQRVYEKCGFIQEGRERQGRYYKGHYWDVIRMSILAEEYWRIMSEY; encoded by the coding sequence ATGATTATTAAAGGAAAAATTTCAAAAATAAGGCCTCTTGAAATAGGTGATTCGAAAATACTCGTTGAATACCTAAATAATGAGGAAGTAAAAGAATACCTAAGTCTTGTCTTCCCAATTAACAACTTCTTGGAAGAAGAGTGGATAAAAAGAAACGCCATTTCACATAATAACTTGACATTCGCGATAGAAGCTGACAATAAAATTATTGGAACAGTTGGATTCAAGGATATAGATTGGATAGCCCGTAGTGCGGAATATGGCATAGCTATATATACACCGGAATATTGGAACAAAGGTATAGGCACCGAAGTTACACAATTGATGCTTAGATATGGTTTCGAATACTTAAATCTCAATCGAATTTGGTTGAGAGTTTTTGAAAATAATCCAAGAGCTCAAAGGGTCTATGAAAAATGTGGTTTTATCCAAGAAGGAAGGGAAAGACAAGGCAGATACTATAAAGGGCATTACTGGGACGTAATTCGTATGAGCATACTTGCTGAAGAGTATTGGAGAATAATGAGTGAGTATTAA